The DNA segment GTGAAATTGACAGGGTGAAAAAATCGGAATCCGGTATGATTTCCGATCCTATCACTGTCCACCCGGACGATGATCTGGGTAAGGTCAAGGCAATCATGGCAGAATACCGCATATCCGGTCTGCCGGTTGTCAAGGGAGATCATCTTGTCGGTATTATCACGAACCGGGATATCCGTTTTGTCAGAGACGACAACGCGCTGGTCTCCGAGTTGATGACCAGTCGTGATTTGGTGACCGTTCCTGAAGGCATCGACAATGAAGAGGCTAAACGCAAGCTCCATCAACATCGCATTGAAAAGCTTCTTGTGGTTGATGAAGAGAATCGACTTAAAGGTTTGATCACCATCAAGGATATCAACAAACATAAGAAATACCCTGATGCAGTGAAGGATTCAAGAGGTCGGTTGCTGGTCGGTGCCGCCATTGGAATCGGCAAGGATTGCATGAGTCGCTCAGAAGCTTTGCTGCATGTCGGAGCGGATTTCCTGGTGCTTGATTCCGCTCATGGGCATTCCGAGAATATTCTCAAGTCAACGCGAGAGTTACGCGCCGCGTTTCCTGAGCTTCAATTGATAGGTGGCAATATCGCGACTTACGAAGGAGCCAAGGCGCTCATCGAAGCCGGAGTTGACACGGTCAAGGTCGGTATCGGACCTGGCTCCATTTGCACTACTCGTGTGGTTGCAGGTGTCGGCGTGCCACAGATCACTGCCGTCATGGAAGCCAACAGAGCCGCCCGGGAGGCGGATAGGTGCATTATCGCCGACGGTGGCATCAAGTATTCCGGGGATGTGGTCAAAGCCCTTGCTGTAGGGGCCAATGCCTGCATGATGGGATCGGTTCTGGCTGGCACTGACGAATCTCCGGGTGAGACGATTCTGTATCAAGGTCGTACGTATAAGCAGTACCGCGGTATGGGATCTATCGATGCCATGAAGAAAGGAAGCTCTGATAGATACTTCCAGGAAAAAAGCAAAAAATTGGTGCCTGAGGGTATTGTCGGACGAGTCCCATATCGGGGTAAGGTTGGCGATTCCATTTATCAGTTCATCGGTGGATTGCGTTCAGGCATGGGCTATACGGGGTCTGCCACACTGAGTGAACTTTTTGAGAAATCTCAGATGGTGCAGATATCCCCGGCTGGACTTCGTGAGTCACACGTCCATGATGTGACCATAACAAAGGAGTCGCCTAATTATCGTGGCGATGGTTAGGTCCCGGATTGGATTGAGATTGTAATTGTTCTGGGGGAAAACTTTTGACGAGGTTTTCCCCCAGAGCTTCTTGAAGTCATTTTTATGTGGCGAAAAGTGAGTGTTGGAAGTTTGCGGGAAAAGTTTGTTGGTGGGAAGGTCGAAGCTGTTTCGTTGGTTCCAGGCAAAAAGCCATTGATCAGTCAAAGTGTATTTCATACTGATGCTGAATAGGGTATGGTATGAGGTGCAAAGGCAGGTGGGGCTATTATTTCTTTTCATTTTATCCTTTGTGAATTAGAGAGAACGTCATGCACGAAAATAGAGTACTTATTTTAGATTTTGGTAGTCAGTTTACCCAGCTTATCGCACGTCGAGTGCGTGAGGCGGGCATTTATTCCGAGATACATCCCTGCAACGTCGATCCCGAACGGGTCAAGGCATTCAAACCGTCCGCATTGATTTTGTCGGGCGGCCCATCCAGTGTGCTGGAGGGCGGATGTCCTGACCTGAATATGGAATACATGGAGATGGGTATTCCGGTGCTCGGCATCTGTTATGGAATGCAGCTTCTGGCCCACAAGCTGGGAGGCAAGGTGGTCTCATCAACCGATCGTGAATAT comes from the Pseudodesulfovibrio piezophilus C1TLV30 genome and includes:
- the guaB gene encoding IMP dehydrogenase, with the translated sequence MSKILDKALTFDDVLLLPGYSNVLPDAVDVSTYLTPQIKLNIPLISAAMDTVTESRMAISMARHGGAGVIHKNMSVREQAREIDRVKKSESGMISDPITVHPDDDLGKVKAIMAEYRISGLPVVKGDHLVGIITNRDIRFVRDDNALVSELMTSRDLVTVPEGIDNEEAKRKLHQHRIEKLLVVDEENRLKGLITIKDINKHKKYPDAVKDSRGRLLVGAAIGIGKDCMSRSEALLHVGADFLVLDSAHGHSENILKSTRELRAAFPELQLIGGNIATYEGAKALIEAGVDTVKVGIGPGSICTTRVVAGVGVPQITAVMEANRAAREADRCIIADGGIKYSGDVVKALAVGANACMMGSVLAGTDESPGETILYQGRTYKQYRGMGSIDAMKKGSSDRYFQEKSKKLVPEGIVGRVPYRGKVGDSIYQFIGGLRSGMGYTGSATLSELFEKSQMVQISPAGLRESHVHDVTITKESPNYRGDG